From Rubrivirga sp. SAORIC476, a single genomic window includes:
- a CDS encoding calcium/sodium antiporter — MTLTQSLLSMGGGVLLLLAGAEGLVRGASALALRIGITPLVVGLTVVAIGTSSPELVVSIQAALAGEGGVALGNVVGSNIANLGLIVGVAAVLTPMTVDRKLVRHDVPIMLVSMAALVVFLLDGTLERWEGGVLLAAAVLYTVDGIRTSRREVREANAKLPPEVTEALVEVEAGFKRHILLVVGGVALLVFGADRLLAGAVVAATQLGVSEAVIGLTLVALGTSLPELATTIVAARRGEAEIALGNAIGSNIFNVFSVLGPAALAAPIASVGIGADVLSIMVGFGLVTLLFLYTGGKTRRWEGAVLLLGYLGYIWWLVQ, encoded by the coding sequence ATGACCCTGACTCAAAGCCTGCTCTCCATGGGAGGCGGCGTGCTGCTGCTGCTGGCGGGCGCCGAGGGGCTTGTGCGCGGGGCATCGGCGCTGGCGCTGCGGATAGGCATCACACCGCTGGTGGTCGGACTGACGGTGGTCGCCATCGGCACGTCGAGCCCGGAGCTGGTGGTGAGCATCCAGGCCGCGCTGGCGGGCGAGGGCGGTGTGGCGCTGGGCAACGTGGTCGGCTCGAACATCGCCAACCTCGGCCTGATCGTCGGCGTGGCGGCCGTGCTGACGCCGATGACGGTGGACCGGAAGCTCGTCCGCCACGACGTGCCGATCATGCTGGTCTCGATGGCGGCCCTCGTGGTGTTTCTCCTCGATGGCACGCTGGAGCGTTGGGAGGGCGGGGTGCTCCTGGCAGCAGCGGTCCTCTACACCGTCGACGGCATCCGGACGTCGCGGCGGGAGGTGCGCGAGGCGAACGCGAAGCTGCCGCCCGAGGTGACCGAGGCGCTCGTGGAGGTGGAGGCGGGGTTCAAGCGCCACATCTTGCTGGTCGTCGGCGGGGTGGCCCTGCTCGTGTTCGGGGCGGACCGGCTGCTGGCGGGCGCCGTGGTCGCGGCGACCCAACTGGGCGTCAGCGAGGCGGTGATCGGGCTGACCCTGGTCGCGCTCGGGACGAGCCTCCCGGAGTTGGCGACGACCATCGTGGCGGCGCGGCGGGGGGAGGCCGAGATCGCGCTCGGCAACGCCATCGGGTCCAACATCTTCAACGTGTTCAGCGTGCTCGGCCCGGCGGCACTCGCCGCGCCCATCGCATCGGTCGGCATCGGGGCGGACGTGCTGTCCATCATGGTCGGCTTCGGGCTGGTGACGCTGCTGTTCCTCTACACCGGCGGCAAGACGCGGCGCTGGGAGGGCGCGGTGTTGCTGCTCGGGTACCTGGGCTACATCTGGTGGCTGGTGCAGTGA
- a CDS encoding tetratricopeptide repeat protein, which translates to MPTPPESSDAPSEVALSPGRRRAFTAVLVLLPVLFFVLLEAGLRLGGYGEDYPLFVPVDGADSLLVPNREVAKRYFATSATVPTPNPDIFRSEKAEGTFRILAQGGSSAAGYPFYRGASFPQVLATRLRLAYPGREIEVVNTAMAAVNSYTLLDLADEVIAQDPDVVVIYAGHNEFYGVLGAASTESLGRWPALVRTYLRLRRFRTVQLVRGVVGSLAALGSERTPVGRPPSNTLMARMIGEQNVPFGGEIYEAGRRQFEENLDLLLARYAEAGVPVYISTLASNEHDQRPFISALGEGTDSTAFVAAAQAGIDAYEGGRPADALPLLEQATTLDTLAADPHYVLGFVYETLDRPDEARAAFQRARDLDALRFRAPEAFSDFIRAAAARHGAHLVDGEAAFRAASPGGIVGRRLMLEHLHPNLTGYSVLADAFFDAFVADGLLGGTPEPTPPGRLVRLVTPMDSLAGRIRVAQLTAGWPFRPEEAQPVRLDTSRTPRYVAELAQAVIAGSSWLPAADSLAGLYERDGRVRDALVTRRAILQGYPFLPGSWSRLASLELTRAQQSGQSDRLPYVAGLFQEALARDPDHVPALAVLGAMALQAGDRAAAMRFLERAHAVAPDTPQVLYNLSGAYLQEGRRGEAAALAERLVQMQPDNPQYRALLGGTGATR; encoded by the coding sequence ATGCCGACGCCCCCCGAGTCCTCTGACGCTCCCTCCGAGGTCGCCCTCTCGCCCGGTCGGCGGCGGGCGTTCACGGCGGTGCTGGTGCTGCTGCCGGTGCTGTTCTTCGTGCTGCTGGAGGCCGGCCTGCGGCTCGGCGGCTATGGCGAGGACTACCCGCTGTTCGTGCCCGTAGACGGGGCCGACAGCCTGCTCGTGCCCAACCGGGAGGTGGCGAAGCGCTACTTCGCGACCTCGGCGACGGTCCCGACCCCCAATCCGGACATCTTCCGGTCCGAGAAAGCCGAGGGCACGTTCCGCATCCTCGCGCAGGGCGGCTCGTCGGCGGCGGGCTACCCGTTCTACCGGGGCGCGTCGTTCCCGCAGGTGCTCGCCACGCGGCTTCGGCTGGCATACCCCGGCCGTGAGATCGAGGTCGTCAACACGGCGATGGCGGCGGTCAACTCGTACACGCTGCTCGACCTCGCGGACGAGGTGATCGCGCAGGACCCGGACGTGGTGGTCATCTACGCCGGGCACAACGAGTTCTACGGCGTCCTCGGCGCGGCGTCGACGGAGTCGCTCGGGCGCTGGCCCGCGCTCGTGCGGACCTACCTCCGCCTGCGGCGCTTCCGGACGGTGCAGCTGGTGCGCGGCGTGGTCGGCTCGCTGGCGGCGCTGGGGAGCGAGCGAACGCCGGTCGGCCGTCCGCCGTCGAACACGCTGATGGCGCGCATGATCGGTGAGCAGAACGTGCCGTTCGGGGGCGAGATCTATGAGGCCGGGCGACGCCAGTTCGAGGAGAACCTCGACCTCCTGCTCGCGCGCTACGCCGAGGCGGGCGTCCCGGTCTACATCTCGACGCTCGCCTCCAACGAGCACGACCAGCGGCCCTTCATCTCGGCGCTGGGGGAGGGCACCGACTCGACGGCCTTCGTGGCCGCGGCGCAGGCGGGCATCGACGCGTATGAGGGCGGCCGCCCGGCGGACGCGCTCCCGCTGCTGGAGCAGGCGACGACGCTCGACACGCTCGCGGCGGACCCCCACTACGTGCTCGGCTTCGTCTACGAGACCCTCGACCGGCCGGACGAGGCGCGGGCGGCCTTCCAGCGGGCCCGCGACCTCGACGCGCTCCGCTTCCGGGCACCGGAGGCGTTCAGCGACTTCATCCGGGCGGCGGCGGCGCGTCACGGCGCACACCTCGTCGATGGGGAGGCGGCGTTCCGGGCGGCGTCCCCGGGCGGCATCGTCGGGCGGCGGCTGATGCTGGAGCACCTCCACCCGAACCTGACCGGCTACAGCGTCCTCGCCGATGCCTTCTTCGACGCCTTCGTGGCCGACGGTCTGCTGGGCGGGACCCCGGAGCCGACGCCGCCGGGTCGCCTGGTCCGCCTCGTGACGCCGATGGACTCGCTCGCCGGGCGCATCCGGGTGGCGCAGCTGACGGCGGGCTGGCCGTTCCGCCCCGAGGAGGCGCAGCCGGTACGCCTCGACACGTCGCGGACGCCGCGCTACGTCGCGGAGCTGGCGCAGGCCGTCATCGCGGGCTCCTCGTGGCTGCCCGCCGCCGACTCGCTGGCGGGCCTTTACGAGCGCGACGGGCGGGTGCGGGATGCTCTCGTCACGCGCCGCGCCATCCTCCAGGGGTACCCGTTCCTGCCCGGCTCGTGGTCGCGGCTGGCCTCGCTGGAGCTGACGCGCGCCCAGCAGTCCGGGCAGTCCGACCGGCTGCCGTACGTCGCGGGGCTGTTCCAGGAGGCGCTGGCGCGCGACCCGGACCACGTCCCGGCGCTGGCCGTCCTCGGCGCAATGGCCCTGCAGGCGGGCGACCGCGCCGCCGCGATGCGCTTTCTCGAGCGCGCCCATGCCGTCGCCCCGGACACGCCGCAGGTGCTTTACAACCTGAGCGGGGCTTACCTCCAGGAAGGCCGCCGCGGAGAGGCGGCGGCCCTGGCCGAGCGGCTCGTTCAGATGCAGCCGGACAACCCCCAGTACCGGGCGTTGCTGGGCGGCACCGGGGCCACGCGGTAG
- a CDS encoding L,D-transpeptidase — MPLRFLLLAAVALVGLAAVPTSQAQSERSLYNQDRLAELLYANRVDDIAEVPVVSYRYHTLAHESGNSILARHMLYEEVGDGDAREGRDRLNGMVAFLNGVFISDLRTGDTIVLPSQTDVDPRAFSPFPRDYPGARDFDKLFVIDKSVQAWAGYENGRLARWGLVSTGAEGSETPNGRFNFNWKELHRVSTLSPPGQSWDMRWVFNFHDARGIHVHQYYALPTTGAASHGCVRLMTADAQWIYNWADGWRTTNGGAERAMASRGRILEQGTTVLVLGEAPDGAPQRFRDVDGTPELIRVDLPDDPYSVRPGTDQQVRFDRLRRQQASS, encoded by the coding sequence ATGCCTCTCCGATTCCTCCTCCTCGCCGCGGTCGCCCTGGTGGGGCTCGCGGCTGTCCCGACGTCGCAGGCTCAGAGCGAGCGCTCGCTGTACAACCAGGACCGGCTCGCCGAGCTGCTCTACGCCAACCGCGTCGACGACATCGCCGAGGTGCCGGTGGTCTCGTATCGGTACCACACGCTCGCCCACGAGAGCGGCAATTCGATTCTCGCCCGTCACATGCTCTACGAGGAGGTCGGAGACGGGGACGCGCGCGAGGGCCGCGACCGACTCAACGGCATGGTGGCGTTCCTCAACGGCGTGTTCATTTCAGACCTCCGCACCGGGGACACGATCGTGCTGCCGAGCCAGACCGACGTCGACCCCCGCGCCTTCAGCCCGTTCCCACGCGACTACCCCGGTGCGCGCGACTTCGACAAGCTGTTCGTGATCGACAAGTCGGTGCAGGCGTGGGCCGGATACGAGAACGGTCGCCTGGCGCGCTGGGGGCTCGTCTCGACGGGCGCCGAGGGCTCGGAGACGCCCAACGGGCGCTTCAACTTCAACTGGAAGGAGCTGCACCGCGTGAGCACGCTCTCGCCGCCCGGTCAGAGCTGGGACATGCGGTGGGTGTTCAACTTCCACGATGCTCGCGGCATCCACGTCCACCAGTACTACGCGCTCCCGACGACGGGCGCGGCGAGCCACGGCTGCGTCCGCCTGATGACGGCCGACGCGCAGTGGATCTACAACTGGGCCGACGGCTGGCGGACGACCAACGGCGGGGCCGAGCGGGCGATGGCCTCGCGCGGCCGCATTCTCGAGCAGGGCACGACCGTGCTGGTGCTCGGCGAGGCCCCCGACGGTGCCCCCCAGCGCTTCCGCGACGTGGACGGGACGCCGGAACTGATCCGGGTGGACCTGCCCGACGATCCCTACAGCGTCCGCCCGGGCACCGACCAGCAGGTGCGGTTCGACCGGCTCCGCCGCCAGCAGGCGTCGTCGTAA
- a CDS encoding DUF6576 domain-containing protein, protein MAAADSPLFRFQIWRAALPPTLRLLLTVNLVTYLAFVLLALVAAFGAPTMVVLEYLWLSADPATVLTRPWTPLTYGFVNAFGGFFGLISFVFGFYWLQWMGRDYEETYGSGHLFALYLLGGLAGAALALALGAVGLAPRGVYFGIWTPVTAILCAVGTLTPNRGIGLFLLGVVPMKWIAVGFVVLSFVFSQDMTVLGAALGGVLFARAQRAGMSPGAWASPFFGRRGGRSAGTAFRNPFARSEPATKTAGRATSRSASPRRGGAASPTLSVDQILDKILEKGYDSLTPEERDALDRASRD, encoded by the coding sequence ATGGCCGCCGCTGACTCCCCGCTCTTCCGTTTCCAGATCTGGCGGGCCGCGCTCCCGCCGACCCTGCGGCTGCTGCTGACGGTCAACCTCGTCACGTACCTCGCGTTCGTGCTGCTGGCGCTGGTCGCCGCCTTCGGCGCGCCGACGATGGTCGTGCTGGAGTACCTGTGGCTCTCCGCCGACCCGGCGACGGTCCTCACGCGACCGTGGACGCCGCTGACGTACGGCTTCGTGAACGCCTTCGGGGGCTTCTTCGGGCTGATCTCGTTCGTGTTCGGCTTCTACTGGCTCCAGTGGATGGGGCGCGACTACGAGGAGACGTACGGCTCGGGCCACCTGTTCGCGCTCTACCTGCTCGGCGGGTTGGCTGGGGCGGCGCTCGCACTGGCGCTCGGGGCGGTCGGGCTGGCGCCGCGCGGCGTCTACTTCGGCATCTGGACGCCCGTCACCGCGATCCTGTGCGCGGTGGGCACGCTGACTCCGAACCGTGGCATCGGCCTGTTCCTGCTCGGCGTGGTGCCGATGAAGTGGATCGCGGTCGGCTTCGTGGTGCTGAGCTTCGTCTTCTCGCAGGACATGACGGTGCTGGGTGCCGCGCTCGGCGGCGTCCTGTTCGCACGGGCGCAGCGGGCCGGGATGAGCCCTGGCGCGTGGGCGTCTCCGTTCTTCGGGCGGCGCGGCGGACGGTCGGCGGGGACGGCCTTCCGCAACCCGTTCGCCCGGTCTGAGCCCGCGACCAAGACCGCGGGGCGCGCGACCAGCCGCTCGGCGTCGCCGAGGCGGGGCGGGGCGGCCTCGCCGACGCTCAGCGTGGACCAGATCCTCGACAAGATCCTCGAGAAGGGCTACGACAGCTTGACCCCGGAGGAGCGGGACGCCCTCGACCGGGCCAGCCGTGACTGA
- a CDS encoding monovalent cation:proton antiporter family protein, whose amino-acid sequence MTDLPLAVGSLPFVGELAALFAAGVLVAYLCYRVRLVPIAGFLLAGVAIGPNALGLVTDIELVAELAEVGVILLLFSIGVEFSLGQMARLARPIFLGGGVQVALTVAAVAGGLIVLGVGVGAAVFTGFLVALSSTAIVLKVLAERAETDTPVGGVALAMLLFQDLSIVLMVLLVPVLAGDGGSPVEVAVALGKAALVIAAVLVGARRVVPMLLERIAQTRRTELFLLAVAAICLGTAWAVSLAGVSLALGAFLAGLLVSESDYAEHALSEILPLQTLFTAAFFLSVGMLLDPAFLLDNLVWVAAAAFGVLVLKGGLAAFGARVLGYPLGVALASGLALGQIGEFSFVLAIAGAESGLTPAGLGEVGSQGLIAVTVVLMLATPGLIALAPRIAALGRQVENDAEPAGGHGHGVDLEDHTIVVGYGPAGRRLARVLGESGIPYAVSDLNPDSLRSADADGAETVYGDASREPILLSLGAARAKLLVVAINDRDATRRIVAVARHLNPTLQIFARTRFIADVETLTKAGADVVVPEELETTVRLFAHVLGAYLIPKDEIERQASLVRQDDYGVLRGSIQEAHLMVLQGLDEEGLHTRAVAVREGAPAAGKTLAELGLRQRHGLTVMAVRRGRETVGSPAGEFRVEPGDRLVMVAEASQFAASADLFRAP is encoded by the coding sequence ATGACTGACCTCCCCCTCGCCGTCGGATCGTTGCCCTTCGTGGGCGAACTGGCTGCGCTGTTCGCGGCGGGCGTGCTGGTGGCGTACCTGTGCTACCGGGTCCGGCTGGTGCCCATCGCGGGCTTCCTGCTGGCGGGCGTCGCCATCGGGCCGAACGCGCTGGGACTGGTGACCGACATCGAACTGGTCGCCGAACTGGCCGAGGTGGGCGTGATCCTGCTGCTGTTCTCCATCGGCGTCGAGTTCTCGCTCGGCCAGATGGCGCGGCTGGCCCGGCCCATCTTCCTGGGCGGCGGCGTCCAGGTGGCGCTGACGGTGGCGGCCGTCGCGGGCGGGCTGATCGTGCTCGGCGTGGGCGTCGGCGCGGCCGTGTTCACGGGCTTCCTCGTGGCGCTGTCCTCGACGGCCATCGTGCTCAAGGTGCTGGCCGAGCGGGCCGAGACGGACACGCCCGTCGGCGGCGTGGCACTGGCGATGCTGCTGTTCCAGGACCTGTCCATCGTGCTGATGGTGCTGCTGGTGCCGGTGCTCGCGGGCGACGGCGGGTCGCCGGTCGAGGTGGCGGTCGCGCTGGGCAAGGCCGCGCTGGTGATCGCCGCCGTGCTCGTCGGCGCGCGGCGCGTGGTACCGATGCTGCTGGAGCGGATCGCGCAGACGCGCCGCACGGAGCTGTTTCTGCTGGCCGTCGCCGCCATCTGCCTGGGCACGGCGTGGGCCGTGTCGCTGGCGGGCGTGAGCCTGGCGCTGGGCGCCTTTCTGGCGGGCCTGCTGGTGTCCGAGAGCGACTACGCGGAGCACGCGCTGAGCGAGATCCTGCCGCTCCAGACCCTGTTCACGGCCGCCTTCTTCCTGTCGGTCGGCATGCTTCTGGACCCCGCCTTCCTGCTCGACAACTTGGTCTGGGTGGCGGCGGCGGCCTTCGGCGTGTTAGTCCTGAAGGGCGGGCTGGCGGCGTTCGGCGCGCGCGTGCTCGGCTACCCGCTGGGCGTCGCGCTGGCGTCGGGGCTAGCGCTCGGGCAGATCGGCGAGTTCTCGTTCGTGCTCGCCATCGCAGGCGCCGAGTCCGGGCTGACGCCCGCCGGCCTGGGCGAGGTGGGCAGCCAGGGGCTCATCGCGGTCACGGTCGTGCTGATGCTGGCGACGCCGGGCCTGATCGCGCTCGCGCCCCGCATCGCGGCCCTGGGCCGGCAGGTCGAAAACGACGCCGAGCCGGCTGGCGGCCACGGCCACGGGGTGGACCTGGAGGACCACACCATCGTCGTCGGCTACGGACCGGCGGGGCGTCGGCTGGCGCGCGTGCTGGGCGAGAGCGGCATCCCGTACGCCGTCAGCGACCTCAACCCGGACAGCCTGCGCTCGGCCGATGCCGACGGCGCGGAGACGGTCTACGGCGACGCCTCGCGCGAGCCGATCCTGCTGAGCCTCGGCGCCGCGCGCGCCAAGCTGCTGGTCGTCGCCATCAACGACCGCGACGCGACGCGGCGCATCGTGGCGGTCGCCCGGCACCTCAACCCGACGCTCCAGATCTTCGCCCGGACCCGCTTCATCGCGGACGTGGAGACGCTCACGAAGGCGGGCGCGGACGTGGTGGTGCCCGAGGAACTGGAGACGACCGTCCGCCTGTTCGCGCACGTGCTCGGGGCGTACCTCATCCCGAAGGACGAGATCGAGCGGCAGGCGTCGCTGGTGCGGCAGGACGACTACGGCGTGCTGCGCGGCTCCATCCAGGAGGCGCACCTGATGGTGCTCCAGGGGCTCGACGAGGAGGGCCTCCACACGCGTGCGGTGGCGGTCCGCGAGGGTGCTCCGGCGGCGGGCAAGACGCTCGCTGAGCTGGGCCTCCGCCAGCGCCACGGGCTGACGGTGATGGCGGTGCGCCGGGGCCGGGAGACGGTGGGGAGCCCGGCGGGCGAGTTCCGCGTCGAGCCGGGCGACCGGTTGGTGATGGTGGCCGAGGCGAGCCAGTTCGCGGCGTCGGCGGACCTGTTCCGGGCGCCCTGA
- a CDS encoding UDP-2,3-diacylglucosamine hydrolase encodes MLRAHEREILDGGTLVLLGDVYDQYIEYRHLVPKSGPRLVGLLAEWADAGAEVVYVVGNRDPWHETFFADDIGVTLVRGAWESRRDGRALYIAHGDGHGRPASLADRLSHRLRPLLRAPFITRLYRMGLPGDTGFGLARQFARRFGTDGEPDPAAHRALAEAACERLEGTDADLVAFGHSHREALQTTPHGTYLNPGYWFGARTFARIDADGPALYRWRSGAAEPLPAARPLAATSSL; translated from the coding sequence ATGCTCCGAGCCCACGAGCGCGAGATCCTCGACGGGGGCACCCTCGTGCTCCTGGGCGACGTCTACGACCAGTACATCGAGTACCGGCACCTCGTGCCCAAGAGCGGGCCCCGGCTCGTCGGCCTGCTGGCCGAGTGGGCCGACGCGGGCGCCGAGGTGGTGTACGTCGTCGGCAACCGCGACCCGTGGCACGAGACGTTCTTCGCCGACGACATCGGCGTCACGCTCGTGCGCGGCGCGTGGGAATCGCGACGCGACGGGAGGGCCCTGTATATTGCCCACGGCGACGGTCACGGCCGCCCCGCGTCCCTCGCCGACCGGCTCTCGCATCGCCTCCGTCCGCTCCTCCGAGCTCCTTTCATAACCCGCCTTTACCGCATGGGTCTGCCCGGCGACACCGGCTTCGGCCTCGCCCGCCAGTTCGCCCGCCGGTTCGGCACCGACGGCGAGCCCGACCCGGCCGCCCACCGCGCCCTCGCCGAGGCCGCCTGTGAGCGCCTCGAAGGCACCGACGCCGACCTCGTCGCGTTCGGACACTCCCACCGCGAGGCGCTCCAGACGACGCCGCACGGCACCTACCTGAACCCCGGCTACTGGTTCGGCGCCCGCACCTTCGCCCGCATCGACGCGGACGGGCCCGCCCTCTACCGCTGGCGCTCCGGCGCCGCGGAGCCGCTCCCCGCGGCCCGGCCCCTCGCGGCCACCTCCTCCCTCTGA
- a CDS encoding rhomboid family intramembrane serine protease — MQNAYRPPTSLGLFPPVVKNLLILNGLAFLAQMIFQARSPEPFDLIERLFALWPIGGPEAIQFSDGVVAFGRFQPWQVLTSAFLHGSFSHILFNMFGLWMFGGAIERELGSRRFLGFYIVCVLGASLLQLGVTSWPFLMGDPSGVIPIPTLGASGGVLGVLAAFGLLYPNSPIYLLFLPVPIPAKWFVLGYAAFSLFAGFTGTQAGVAHFAHLGGMVTGAVLILYWLGRLPVRPRTLLS, encoded by the coding sequence GTGCAGAACGCATACCGCCCCCCGACCTCGCTCGGCCTGTTTCCGCCGGTCGTCAAGAACCTCCTGATCCTCAACGGGCTGGCGTTTCTGGCGCAGATGATCTTCCAGGCCCGGTCGCCCGAGCCGTTCGACCTGATCGAGCGGTTGTTCGCGCTGTGGCCCATCGGCGGCCCCGAGGCCATTCAGTTCTCGGACGGCGTGGTCGCCTTCGGGAGGTTCCAGCCGTGGCAGGTCCTGACGAGCGCGTTCCTCCACGGCAGCTTCAGCCACATCCTGTTCAATATGTTCGGGTTGTGGATGTTCGGCGGGGCCATCGAGCGCGAGCTGGGGTCGAGGCGGTTCCTGGGGTTCTACATCGTCTGCGTGCTCGGCGCGAGCCTGCTCCAGTTGGGCGTGACCTCGTGGCCGTTCCTGATGGGCGACCCGTCGGGCGTCATCCCCATTCCGACGCTGGGGGCCTCGGGTGGTGTGCTGGGCGTGCTCGCCGCGTTCGGACTGCTCTATCCCAATTCGCCGATCTACCTGCTGTTTCTGCCCGTCCCGATCCCCGCCAAGTGGTTCGTGCTCGGGTATGCGGCGTTCAGCCTGTTCGCCGGGTTCACGGGCACGCAGGCGGGGGTGGCACACTTCGCGCACTTGGGCGGCATGGTGACCGGCGCCGTGCTGATCTTGTACTGGCTGGGGCGGCTGCCGGTGCGCCCCCGAACGCTCCTCTCCTGA
- a CDS encoding WD40 repeat domain-containing protein, whose translation MRRLLLVLPLLALLGCPQTPWCDRLNPKQADGLQTCIYADEVLSGTRPVSTADGAPVDFMLQEIDADAGQDSLADGTRLSGQPWGVVWSVADGDPNATDLVDRIRRRTIRADSVGQVVTVEVAPDESRYALGLGDGRFLVRSADHETLLDGRVPDGVDTSWGIEIVNAVAEFAFSADARRVVTGDRQQNVDLWDPNSDGHLWHATLGEDIRALAVSADGRLVAAGSKDGTVTVWDATSDAKLASWTHPRSVGHLAFTDDSQHVVVRLRGTYHAPSRPTASQTNTLLNSDEQVRRAQNAGHDGYTSGEVVAVWRLP comes from the coding sequence ATGCGCCGCCTCCTGCTCGTCCTCCCCCTCCTCGCCCTACTCGGCTGCCCCCAGACGCCCTGGTGCGACCGCCTCAACCCGAAGCAAGCCGACGGACTCCAGACCTGCATCTACGCCGACGAGGTCCTGTCCGGAACCCGACCGGTCTCCACCGCGGACGGCGCCCCCGTCGACTTCATGCTCCAAGAGATCGACGCGGACGCGGGCCAGGACTCGCTGGCCGACGGAACGCGCCTGTCCGGACAACCCTGGGGCGTGGTCTGGTCGGTCGCTGACGGGGACCCGAACGCGACGGACCTCGTGGACCGGATCCGCCGCAGGACGATCCGTGCCGATAGCGTCGGGCAGGTCGTGACCGTCGAGGTCGCGCCCGACGAGAGCCGCTACGCCCTCGGCCTCGGCGACGGCCGGTTTCTCGTCCGCTCCGCCGACCACGAGACATTGCTCGACGGCCGCGTGCCGGACGGCGTCGACACGAGCTGGGGCATCGAGATCGTCAACGCCGTGGCCGAGTTTGCCTTCTCCGCCGACGCCCGACGCGTCGTCACCGGCGACCGCCAGCAGAACGTCGACCTGTGGGACCCAAACAGCGACGGGCACCTGTGGCACGCGACGCTCGGCGAGGACATCCGCGCCCTCGCCGTGTCCGCCGACGGGCGCCTCGTGGCGGCCGGATCCAAGGACGGAACCGTGACCGTCTGGGACGCCACCAGCGACGCCAAGCTCGCCTCGTGGACGCACCCCCGTTCGGTCGGGCACCTCGCCTTCACCGACGACAGCCAGCATGTCGTCGTGCGGTTGCGCGGGACATACCACGCCCCGAGCCGCCCGACCGCGAGCCAGACCAACACGCTCCTCAACAGCGACGAGCAGGTCCGCCGCGCGCAGAACGCCGGCCACGATGGCTACACCAGCGGCGAGGTCGTCGCCGTCTGGCGCCTGCCCTGA
- a CDS encoding endonuclease/exonuclease/phosphatase family protein, with protein sequence MTDDAPSKRRSSVGRVLLWLVEAPVLGAVLVGLMAAYLRPGPYWWAQLVAIGLPYASWALAVFAVLWLLGRRWRAVAFHAVLLLIVGVRAGGPARLGEPADGPDGLVLTTFNVPEAGQREALGDSVVAYVGATEPDVLLMQDARVVARSERRRRAGEVVQVEAVRTRLPYALRLPARLASHPGWLVNSTDVPFFVRIGSDVEVVEQEVLILGVERDPDVSLALRSHLRWEDRDVVVYNVHLRSFGSPKPWQDENVRLFRPSTWVPYLRQYRTVYAKRGEEAAQIADRIAEETLPVIVAGDFNSTADNWSTRRLRTAGGVDRTDAVRAAGDGWGRTYHAQHPFVRIDFVFVDPALEVTSAQTTPVGFSDHRPVRVGLRWGAEAE encoded by the coding sequence GTGACTGACGACGCCCCCTCCAAACGCCGGTCGTCGGTCGGCCGCGTGCTCCTGTGGCTTGTGGAGGCGCCGGTTCTCGGGGCCGTCCTCGTCGGGCTGATGGCGGCCTATCTACGGCCGGGGCCGTACTGGTGGGCGCAGCTCGTGGCGATCGGGTTGCCGTACGCGTCATGGGCGCTGGCGGTGTTCGCCGTGCTGTGGCTGCTCGGTCGGCGCTGGCGGGCGGTGGCCTTCCACGCCGTCCTGCTCCTCATCGTGGGGGTCCGTGCGGGCGGCCCGGCCCGCCTCGGCGAGCCTGCCGACGGGCCGGACGGCCTGGTGCTGACGACGTTCAACGTGCCCGAGGCGGGGCAGCGCGAGGCCCTTGGCGACTCCGTGGTGGCGTACGTCGGCGCGACCGAGCCGGACGTGTTGCTGATGCAGGACGCCCGGGTGGTCGCACGCAGCGAGCGCCGGCGGCGCGCCGGCGAGGTGGTCCAGGTGGAGGCCGTCCGCACGCGGCTGCCCTACGCGCTGCGCCTGCCGGCGCGACTGGCGAGCCACCCCGGCTGGCTGGTCAACTCGACCGACGTGCCGTTCTTCGTGCGCATCGGCTCCGACGTCGAGGTGGTCGAGCAGGAGGTGCTGATCCTGGGCGTCGAGCGCGACCCCGACGTGTCGCTCGCGCTCCGGTCGCACCTCCGCTGGGAGGACCGCGACGTGGTCGTCTACAACGTTCACCTGCGGTCGTTCGGCTCGCCGAAGCCGTGGCAGGACGAGAACGTCCGCCTGTTCCGCCCGTCCACCTGGGTGCCCTACCTGCGCCAGTACCGGACGGTCTACGCCAAGCGCGGCGAGGAGGCGGCGCAGATCGCAGACCGGATCGCGGAGGAGACGCTGCCGGTGATCGTGGCGGGCGACTTCAACTCGACGGCCGACAACTGGAGCACGCGCCGCCTCCGCACCGCGGGCGGGGTGGACCGCACCGACGCCGTGCGCGCGGCTGGGGACGGGTGGGGGCGGACGTACCACGCGCAGCACCCGTTCGTGCGCATCGACTTCGTGTTCGTGGATCCGGCCCTGGAGGTCACCTCCGCTCAGACCACCCCGGTCGGGTTCTCGGACCATCGCCCGGTCCGCGTCGGCCTCCGCTGGGGCGCCGAGGCGGAGTGA